One part of the Parasphingorhabdus sp. SCSIO 66989 genome encodes these proteins:
- a CDS encoding DUF2855 family protein — translation MSQSIAIHVDKADISKAAISEASAPEAGEGQILCAIESFAITANNITYAAMGETMHYWRFFPSGDDSKGIVPVWGHAKVIASHHPDIAEGERLYGYWPMGSHVVLTPSDVSKGGFLDAAEHRQGLAEVYNRYRRLNADPSHNPDFEGGRAVFEPLFMTSFLIEDQFRRNGFYEAGTAILTSASSKTALALAHVLKDTSPTIRCIGLTSPGNVAFVEETGLYDEVVAYDAIESLDAGNAVVTVDFAGNGAVLKRLHSHWADNLRYSMLVGATHVDARGGAKDLVGPEPVLFFAPTAAQAVIDELGPAGFARTLGASWVSFAKMASSLVTIETHQGAEAMRDAYIAMVGGTVKPDIGIIAQP, via the coding sequence ATGAGTCAGAGCATCGCCATTCATGTCGACAAGGCCGATATCAGCAAAGCCGCCATCAGCGAAGCGTCCGCGCCGGAGGCTGGTGAAGGCCAGATTCTCTGCGCGATTGAGAGCTTTGCCATTACCGCCAATAACATCACCTATGCCGCTATGGGCGAGACGATGCATTATTGGCGTTTCTTCCCCTCGGGCGATGACAGCAAGGGCATTGTCCCGGTCTGGGGCCATGCCAAGGTGATTGCCTCGCACCATCCCGATATCGCTGAGGGCGAGCGGCTTTATGGCTATTGGCCGATGGGCAGCCATGTGGTGCTGACCCCATCCGATGTCTCCAAAGGCGGGTTTCTGGATGCCGCCGAGCATCGTCAGGGGCTGGCCGAAGTCTATAATCGCTATCGGCGGCTCAATGCAGACCCGTCGCATAACCCCGATTTCGAAGGTGGCCGCGCCGTGTTTGAGCCGCTGTTTATGACCAGCTTCCTGATCGAGGACCAGTTTCGCCGCAATGGCTTTTATGAAGCGGGCACGGCGATTTTGACCAGCGCATCCTCCAAAACCGCATTGGCATTGGCGCATGTGCTGAAGGACACCAGCCCCACTATTCGCTGCATTGGCCTGACCTCGCCGGGCAATGTCGCCTTTGTTGAGGAGACCGGACTTTATGACGAGGTGGTTGCCTATGATGCGATTGAATCGCTGGATGCTGGCAATGCCGTCGTCACGGTCGATTTTGCCGGCAATGGCGCGGTGCTGAAACGCTTGCATAGCCATTGGGCGGATAATTTGCGCTATTCCATGTTGGTCGGCGCGACCCATGTTGACGCGCGTGGCGGTGCCAAGGATCTGGTCGGGCCAGAGCCGGTGTTGTTCTTCGCGCCCACCGCGGCGCAGGCGGTGATTGACGAGCTGGGGCCCGCCGGTTTTGCCCGCACGCTCGGGGCAAGCTGGGTCAGCTTTGCCAAGATGGCGAGCAGCCTGGTGACCATCGAAACGCATCAGGGAGCAGAGGCGATGCGCGATGCCTATATCGCGATGGTCGGCGGTACGGTGAAGCCCGATATCGGAATTATCGCCCAGCCCTGA